The DNA segment GGCGCGAGGTGTCGCAGAACATCAAGCGCCACGTCGACGTGGGATCGTACCGGGGAATCCGGCACCGCAAGGGCTTGCCGGTGCGGGGACAGCGGACGCACACCAACGCGCGCACGCGCAAGGGGCCGCGCAAGACGGTAGCTGGGAAAAAGACCGCCCCATCCAAAGGATAGTAAGATAGTAAAAGGTAGGGGCGCGATTCATCGCGCCCGGTACAAAAAGCAGGAGAAAAAATGGCGAAGGACGATCAGGGAACTGAAGAGAAAAAGGCCGAAGCGCGCCCAGAGGATAAGACAGGCGAGAAAGGCGGCGAGAAAGCGGCCGCCGAGAAGGCGGCGGAGCGTGCGGCGCGGAAGAAAAAGGGCAGAAAAAACGTCGCCGAGGGCGTCGTCCACATCCATTCGACCTTCAACAATACGATCGTCACGATCACCGACTATCAAGGCAACGTCATCTCGTGGTCGAGCGCCGGCACGATGGGATTCAAGGGCTCGCGCAAGGGAACACCCTTCGCGGCGCAGCAGGCGGCCGACAACGCGGCCAAAAAAGCGGCCGACCACGGCGTGCGCAGCGTGCAGGTTTTTGTGCGCGGCCCCGGCGCGGGGCGAGAGTCGGCGCTCAGATCGCTGCAGGCGGCCGGCATCCATATCAGCCTGATCAAGGACGTCACGCCGATTCCGCATAACGGCTGCCGTCCGCCTAAGCGGAGGAGAGTATGACTATAGGCGAATATAAAAACTTGAGGAGAGCGTAAAGCCGTGGCCAGGTACACCGGATCGGTTTGCCGTCTTTGCCGGCGCGAGAATTTGAAGCTCTTTCTCAAGGGAGAGCGCTGCTACACGGA comes from the Candidatus Binatia bacterium genome and includes:
- the rpsK gene encoding 30S ribosomal protein S11, producing MAKDDQGTEEKKAEARPEDKTGEKGGEKAAAEKAAERAARKKKGRKNVAEGVVHIHSTFNNTIVTITDYQGNVISWSSAGTMGFKGSRKGTPFAAQQAADNAAKKAADHGVRSVQVFVRGPGAGRESALRSLQAAGIHISLIKDVTPIPHNGCRPPKRRRV